The following are from one region of the Thermus albus genome:
- the metF gene encoding methylenetetrahydrofolate reductase [NAD(P)H] — protein MKIRDLLKVRDGPLFSFEFFPPKNPEGEEALFRTMEELKVFRPAFVSITYGAMGSTQERSVLWAKRILDLGFNALAHLTVAGQSRKEVEGVLDRFVAAGVENILALRGDPPQGEKVFTPHPEGFRYASELVAFIRSRYGGGVSVGGAAYPEGHPESESLEADLRHFKAKVEAGLDFAITQLFFNNAHYFGFLERARRVGIGIPILPGIMPITSYPQLRRFTEVCGASIPGPLLSQLERHQEDPQAILEIGVEHAARQVAELLEAGVEGVHFYTLNKSPATRMVLERLGFRPA, from the coding sequence ATGAAAATACGGGACCTCCTAAAGGTGCGAGATGGGCCGCTTTTTTCCTTTGAGTTTTTCCCCCCCAAGAACCCCGAAGGGGAGGAGGCCCTTTTCCGCACCATGGAGGAGCTTAAGGTTTTCCGGCCGGCCTTCGTATCCATCACCTACGGGGCCATGGGCAGCACCCAGGAAAGGAGCGTGCTTTGGGCTAAGCGCATCCTGGACCTGGGGTTTAACGCCCTGGCCCACCTCACCGTGGCCGGGCAGAGCCGGAAGGAGGTGGAGGGGGTTCTGGACCGGTTCGTGGCCGCAGGGGTGGAGAACATCCTGGCCCTCCGCGGGGACCCTCCCCAAGGGGAAAAGGTCTTTACGCCGCATCCCGAGGGGTTCCGCTACGCTTCCGAGCTGGTGGCCTTCATCCGGAGCCGCTATGGGGGAGGGGTTTCCGTGGGCGGGGCCGCCTATCCGGAAGGGCATCCGGAAAGCGAGAGCCTCGAGGCCGACCTCCGCCATTTCAAGGCCAAGGTGGAGGCGGGCTTGGACTTCGCCATCACCCAGCTTTTCTTCAACAACGCCCACTACTTCGGCTTCCTGGAAAGGGCCAGGCGGGTGGGCATAGGGATCCCCATCCTCCCCGGCATCATGCCCATCACCAGCTACCCTCAGCTTCGTCGCTTTACCGAGGTCTGTGGGGCCAGCATCCCTGGTCCTCTCCTTTCCCAGCTGGAGAGGCACCAGGAGGACCCCCAGGCCATTCTGGAGATCGGGGTGGAGCATGCCGCCCGCCAGGTGGCGGAGCTTTTAGAGGCGGGGGTGGAGGGGGTGCACTTCTACACCCTCAACAAAAGCCCGGCCACCCGCATGGTCCTGGAGAGGCTGGGCTTTAGACCGGCTTGA
- a CDS encoding nicotinamidase: MVEVPEIPKVEGLELPAKETALIVVDMQNDFAHPQGALFVPEAPKSVPAIQLLLERARRAGARVVYTQDWHREDDLEFQIWPRHAVADTWGAEILEELRPEPEDLIVRKVRYDAFYGTPLDHYLHLWGIKNVVVTGTVANICVLHTAGSAALRWYRVVLPEDATSALTPFDLQAALRQITFLYQGQVTRAEGLRFV, encoded by the coding sequence ATGGTAGAAGTTCCGGAAATCCCCAAGGTGGAAGGTTTGGAGCTCCCGGCCAAGGAGACCGCCTTAATCGTGGTGGACATGCAAAACGACTTCGCCCACCCCCAGGGGGCCCTTTTCGTGCCCGAGGCCCCCAAAAGCGTCCCCGCCATCCAGCTCCTTCTGGAAAGGGCGCGGCGGGCGGGTGCGCGGGTGGTCTACACCCAGGACTGGCACCGGGAGGACGACCTCGAGTTCCAGATCTGGCCCCGGCACGCGGTGGCGGACACCTGGGGGGCGGAGATCCTGGAGGAGCTACGCCCTGAACCCGAAGACCTCATCGTGAGGAAGGTGCGCTACGACGCCTTCTACGGCACCCCCTTGGACCATTACCTCCACCTTTGGGGGATTAAAAACGTGGTGGTGACGGGCACCGTGGCCAACATCTGCGTGCTGCACACCGCGGGCTCCGCCGCCTTGCGCTGGTACCGGGTGGTCCTGCCCGAGGATGCCACCAGTGCCCTTACCCCCTTTGACCTCCAGGCCGCCTTGCGCCAGATCACCTTCCTCTACCAGGGGCAGGTGACCCGGGCCGAGGGTCTGCGTTTCGTCTAG
- a CDS encoding histidinol-phosphatase HisJ family protein, translating into MVDSHLHTPLCGHAHGAPGEYLFHARKAGLKGVVFTDHSPMPSWYDPHSRMRLEALPFYLLALERVREEHPDLYLGIGLEADFHEGTQGFVATLLKSYPFDYVIGSVHYLGAWPLDHPDHQEEYTWRELREIFQAYFQEVEKAARSGLFHAIGHLDLPKKFGHHLPEEALLDLAEPALQAIAEEGLFLDVNTAGLRNPAKEIYPAPILLKRAQELGIGVVLGSDAHRPEQVGHAFPEAVALLLDLGYREAHYFQGGKPLAYPLSRAS; encoded by the coding sequence ATGGTGGATAGCCACCTCCATACCCCCCTTTGCGGCCACGCCCATGGAGCCCCTGGGGAGTATCTCTTCCACGCCCGCAAGGCCGGGCTGAAGGGCGTGGTCTTCACCGACCACAGCCCCATGCCCTCCTGGTACGACCCCCATAGCCGCATGCGCCTCGAGGCCCTCCCCTTTTACCTCCTGGCCCTGGAAAGGGTGCGGGAGGAACACCCGGACCTCTACCTAGGGATTGGCCTCGAGGCCGACTTCCACGAGGGGACCCAGGGCTTTGTGGCCACCCTTCTCAAAAGCTACCCCTTTGACTACGTGATCGGGAGCGTCCACTACCTGGGGGCCTGGCCCTTGGACCACCCCGACCACCAGGAGGAGTACACCTGGCGGGAACTGAGGGAGATTTTCCAAGCCTACTTCCAGGAGGTGGAGAAGGCCGCCAGAAGCGGGCTCTTCCACGCCATCGGCCACCTGGACCTGCCCAAGAAGTTCGGCCACCACCTACCCGAGGAGGCCCTCTTGGACCTTGCCGAACCGGCCCTTCAGGCCATAGCGGAGGAGGGGCTTTTCCTGGACGTGAACACCGCCGGGCTCCGGAACCCCGCCAAGGAGATCTACCCCGCCCCCATCCTTCTCAAGCGGGCCCAGGAGCTGGGGATAGGGGTGGTCCTGGGCTCCGATGCCCACCGGCCCGAGCAGGTGGGGCACGCCTTCCCGGAAGCGGTGGCGCTTTTGCTGGACCTGGGGTATCGGGAAGCCCACTACTTCCAAGGGGGAAAGCCCTTGGCCTACCCCTTGTCCAGGGCCTCATAA
- a CDS encoding sulfite oxidase-like oxidoreductase — protein sequence MERIPPGQVVTERFPILTYGEEPRISPEEWRFSLLGLVEEPLTLTYQELLRLPQVELTRDFHCVTRWSRLDVAWKGVRVKDLLLKAKPKPQAVAALVHGYGGYTTNLFLEDLLREDVLLAHTLFGKPLPLERGGPVRLLVPHLYAWKSAKWVRSIELLDHLELGFWEKLGYHFRGDPWREERFQEGPIPAASLRFQSRKGGGEG from the coding sequence ATGGAAAGAATCCCCCCGGGCCAGGTGGTCACGGAGCGCTTCCCCATCCTCACCTATGGGGAAGAACCTCGGATTTCCCCCGAGGAGTGGCGCTTTTCCCTTCTCGGCCTGGTGGAAGAGCCCCTTACCCTCACCTACCAGGAGCTTCTGCGGCTACCCCAGGTGGAGCTCACCCGGGATTTCCACTGCGTGACCCGCTGGAGCCGCCTGGACGTGGCTTGGAAGGGGGTGCGGGTGAAGGATCTTTTGCTGAAGGCCAAGCCTAAGCCCCAGGCAGTAGCCGCCTTGGTCCACGGTTACGGGGGCTACACCACCAACCTCTTCCTGGAGGACCTCCTGCGGGAGGACGTTCTCCTTGCCCATACCCTTTTCGGCAAGCCCCTGCCCTTGGAACGCGGTGGGCCGGTGCGGCTTTTGGTGCCCCACCTTTACGCTTGGAAAAGCGCCAAGTGGGTGCGGAGCATAGAACTTTTGGACCATCTGGAGTTAGGCTTTTGGGAGAAGCTGGGTTACCACTTCCGGGGCGACCCCTGGCGGGAGGAGCGCTTCCAGGAAGGCCCTATCCCTGCGGCAAGCCTGAGGTTTCAAAGCCGGAAAGGAGGGGGGGAGGGGTGA
- a CDS encoding DUF190 domain-containing protein: protein MKLEGEAKLLRIFVGESDRHGGKPLYEAIVLEAQRHGLAGATVFKGFMGFGAHSRIHTAKVLQLSEDLPVMIEIVDTEEKIRAFLPILDGMVREGLVTLEKVEVIRYRSR from the coding sequence ATGAAGCTGGAAGGGGAGGCCAAGCTCCTGCGCATCTTCGTGGGGGAGTCGGACCGGCATGGGGGGAAACCCCTCTACGAGGCCATTGTCCTCGAGGCCCAGCGCCACGGGCTGGCTGGAGCCACGGTGTTCAAGGGTTTCATGGGTTTCGGCGCCCACTCCCGCATCCACACCGCCAAGGTGCTGCAGCTCTCGGAGGACCTTCCCGTCATGATTGAGATCGTGGACACGGAGGAGAAGATCCGGGCCTTTTTGCCCATTCTGGATGGGATGGTGCGGGAGGGGCTGGTCACCCTGGAGAAGGTGGAGGTGATCCGCTACCGAAGCCGGTGA
- the crcB gene encoding fluoride efflux transporter CrcB: MERYLLVALGGALGSLLRYGLGAWVQALTGPSFPYSTLLINALGSFLIGVVIRLSLEGALSGEARLFLAVGVLGGFTTFSTFSYETLALLQDGEAWRAFLYVFFSIFLGLFLVLLGYRLGGALVA, encoded by the coding sequence GTGGAGCGGTATCTCCTGGTGGCCTTGGGGGGAGCCTTGGGCTCCCTCTTGCGCTATGGGCTTGGGGCCTGGGTGCAGGCCCTCACTGGGCCCAGCTTTCCCTATAGCACCCTCCTGATCAACGCCTTGGGTAGCTTTCTTATCGGCGTGGTGATCCGCCTATCCCTGGAGGGGGCCCTTTCCGGGGAGGCCCGCCTCTTCCTGGCGGTGGGGGTTTTGGGAGGGTTCACCACCTTCTCTACCTTCAGCTACGAGACCCTGGCCCTGCTCCAGGATGGTGAGGCCTGGAGGGCCTTTCTATACGTTTTTTTCAGCATCTTCCTAGGCCTTTTCCTGGTGCTTTTGGGCTACCGCCTGGGCGGGGCCCTGGTAGCCTAG
- the ribH gene encoding 6,7-dimethyl-8-ribityllumazine synthase, producing the protein MKPKTLSPILTAKGVRLAIAVGRFNERVTKMLLEGALEAYARLGGDPGEVLVAWVPGSFELPLVAKRLALRPDVDAVVALGAVVRGETPHFEYVAGQAASGLMQAMLQTEKPIVFGVLTTNTPEEAQERAGGKAGNKGAEAVFTAIEMVRLLEAISR; encoded by the coding sequence ATGAAGCCCAAGACCCTCTCCCCCATCCTCACCGCCAAGGGGGTGCGCCTGGCCATCGCCGTGGGCCGGTTCAACGAGCGGGTGACCAAGATGCTCTTGGAAGGGGCCCTCGAGGCCTACGCCCGCCTGGGGGGGGACCCCGGCGAGGTCCTGGTGGCCTGGGTACCGGGTTCCTTTGAGCTCCCCCTGGTGGCCAAGCGCCTGGCGTTGCGCCCCGACGTGGATGCGGTGGTGGCCCTAGGTGCCGTGGTGCGGGGGGAAACCCCCCACTTTGAGTACGTGGCTGGCCAAGCCGCTTCCGGCCTCATGCAGGCCATGCTCCAAACGGAAAAGCCCATCGTCTTCGGCGTCCTCACCACCAACACCCCGGAGGAAGCCCAGGAAAGGGCCGGGGGTAAGGCCGGCAACAAGGGAGCCGAGGCGGTCTTTACCGCCATTGAGATGGTGCGGCTCCTCGAGGCTATTTCCCGGTGA
- a CDS encoding DUF4395 family protein: MKTDRNQLRFNQVLLASLLPLAALLDLPLLVYLLFLLMVSQHTPWDLMVALKRALGIPARLAEEDPRPHRFARTLGAVFLGLASLFLLLGLKGVGYGLALLVALLAFINLAFGFCLGCFLYLHLRYVRAIFTGK; encoded by the coding sequence ATGAAGACGGACCGGAACCAGCTCCGCTTCAACCAGGTGCTCCTCGCCTCCCTTCTGCCCTTAGCGGCGCTCTTGGACCTTCCCCTCCTGGTCTACCTCCTCTTCCTCCTCATGGTGAGCCAGCACACCCCCTGGGACCTGATGGTGGCCCTGAAGCGGGCCTTGGGGATACCGGCCAGGCTGGCAGAGGAGGACCCCAGGCCCCACCGCTTCGCCCGTACCCTGGGGGCGGTGTTTTTGGGACTGGCTTCCTTGTTCCTCCTTCTCGGCCTAAAGGGGGTCGGTTATGGCCTGGCCCTTTTGGTGGCCCTCCTGGCCTTCATCAACCTGGCCTTCGGCTTCTGCTTGGGTTGCTTCCTCTACCTGCACCTACGCTACGTGCGGGCCATCTTCACCGGGAAATAG
- the pgeF gene encoding peptidoglycan editing factor PgeF: MVPLLTTPLPVPHGFTTRLGGISEGPFQSLNLSAANGDDSAKVAENQRRVLRIFGHPPVAGLKQVHGTEVHLVKGPGLWEGDGLLTQTPGLLLRVGVADCYPLLLYHPKGAVAALHAGWRGVVGGILPRALELLERLGLDPEQTHLAIGPGIGGRCYQVGEEVAERFAQAGLDTFTPDPTAPGKYLLDLERALLLQAERAGLLPERIYRVGLCTHCEPTLFSHRRDRGKTGRMWGLVMLPR; encoded by the coding sequence GTGGTTCCCCTCCTCACCACCCCCTTACCCGTGCCCCATGGTTTTACCACCCGCTTAGGCGGGATTTCAGAAGGCCCCTTTCAAAGCCTTAACCTCTCTGCGGCCAACGGGGATGACTCCGCGAAGGTGGCCGAGAACCAAAGGCGGGTTTTGCGCATCTTTGGCCACCCACCTGTGGCCGGTCTTAAACAGGTCCACGGTACCGAGGTCCACCTGGTGAAAGGCCCGGGGCTATGGGAAGGGGATGGCCTCCTCACCCAGACCCCTGGACTCCTCCTCCGGGTGGGGGTAGCGGACTGCTACCCTCTTTTGCTTTACCACCCAAAAGGCGCGGTGGCGGCCCTGCACGCCGGCTGGCGGGGGGTGGTGGGGGGTATCCTGCCTCGAGCCTTAGAGCTCCTAGAGAGGCTGGGGCTGGATCCGGAGCAGACCCACCTGGCCATCGGCCCTGGCATTGGGGGCCGGTGTTACCAGGTGGGGGAGGAGGTGGCGGAGCGGTTCGCCCAAGCGGGTCTAGACACCTTTACCCCGGACCCCACCGCCCCCGGGAAGTACCTTCTGGACCTGGAAAGGGCCCTCCTCCTCCAGGCGGAAAGGGCGGGGCTCCTTCCGGAAAGGATCTACCGGGTAGGCCTTTGTACCCACTGCGAACCCACCCTCTTCTCCCACCGCCGCGACCGGGGGAAGACCGGGCGGATGTGGGGGCTCGTCATGCTCCCCCGTTAA
- a CDS encoding YqeG family HAD IIIA-type phosphatase, translating into MLFPRAVLPSLLHLTPQWLKERGLKGVILDLDNTLLPYGEETPLPEHRAWLEALKAEVPVYLLSNALPERFRRIQEQLALPGHAPALKPWLGFKRALAVLGFPAREVAVVGDQVFTDVLGGNLVGAYTVLVPPLREKEFFYTRFIRMLEAPFRKPRGGLG; encoded by the coding sequence ATGCTCTTCCCCCGGGCGGTCCTGCCCTCCCTCCTCCACCTCACCCCCCAGTGGCTAAAGGAACGGGGCCTGAAGGGGGTGATCCTGGACCTGGACAACACCCTCCTGCCCTACGGGGAGGAGACACCTTTGCCGGAGCACCGGGCCTGGTTGGAGGCCTTAAAGGCTGAGGTTCCCGTTTATCTTCTCTCCAACGCCTTGCCCGAACGCTTCCGCCGCATCCAAGAACAGCTGGCCCTTCCCGGCCATGCCCCCGCCTTAAAGCCTTGGTTGGGGTTTAAAAGGGCCCTGGCGGTCCTGGGATTTCCCGCCCGGGAAGTAGCGGTGGTGGGGGACCAGGTTTTCACCGATGTCCTTGGGGGCAACCTGGTGGGGGCCTACACGGTCTTGGTGCCCCCCTTGCGGGAAAAGGAATTCTTTTACACCCGTTTCATACGAATGTTGGAAGCTCCGTTTAGAAAGCCGCGGGGAGGACTGGGATGA